The following proteins are encoded in a genomic region of Brachypodium distachyon strain Bd21 chromosome 1, Brachypodium_distachyon_v3.0, whole genome shotgun sequence:
- the LOC112269988 gene encoding uncharacterized protein LOC112269988 — protein sequence MDRDAQHVWLRSRQVDAYLHATPDGTGVCLRRTRESMNAAWVLHGIPGEPVHVLLQSAAYGRYLAGTDWAAPWCQGGFRTVLTKYYDRAAQLHNILRECVLRGGYLQLRNVGGTRCLSANGRYFRFNAGGTRYLPWNTGVTVQDRGTTMHWDWDVEAIPLTPHFPGIPDPINEPVPGNLAIMFGRQRPRPRRRLIQFVQAADDGSHNQQVNDWTMFQFTGNSIFRLRNEVADILHTNDTHIIMFVRAGRHGRLTPMLVDLPRDGDGDTVEIVVFTFGTPGAAALRYPDINPQ from the exons ATGGACCGCGACGCGCAGCACGTGTGGCTGCGCAGCCGCCAGGTCGACGCGTACCTCCACGCCACCCCCGACGGGACGGGGGTCTGCCTCCGGCGGACCCGGGAGTCCATGAACGCCGCGTGGGTCTTGCACGGGATCCCCGGAGAGCCCGTGCACGTGCTCCTGCAGAGCGCCGCCTACGGCCGCTACCTCGCCGGCACCGActgggcggcgccgtggtgCCAGGGCGGCTTCCGCACCGTGCTGACCAAGTACTACGACCGCGCCGCCCAGCTCCACAACATCCTGCGGGAGTGCGTCTTGCGTGGGGGTTACCTCCAGCTCCGCAACGTCGGCGGCACGCGCTGCCTCAGCGCCAACGGGAGATACTTCCGCTTCAACGCCGGCGGCACGCGGTACCTCCCCTGGAACACCGGCGTCACAGTCCAAGACCGCGGCACGACGATGCACTGGGACTGGGACGTGGAGGCCATCCCGCTCACTCCGCACTTTCCTGGCATTCCAGATCCGATCAAT GAACCCGTCCCCGGAAACCTCGCCATCATGTTCGGGCGccagcggccgcggccgcggcggcggctgatcCAGTTCGTGCAGGCAGCCGACGACGGGAGCCACAACCAACAGGTGAACGACTGGACCATGTTCCAGTTCACCGGGAACTCCATCTTCCGCCTGAGGAACGAGGTAGCCGACATTCTGCACACCAACGACACCCACATCATCATGTTTGTCCGAGCGGGCCGCCATGGACGGCTCACGCCGATGCTCGTCGACCTGCCTCGCGATGGCGACGGCGACACTGTCGAGATAGTCGTCTTCACCTTCGGGACGCCAG GCGCAGCTGCGCTTCGCTACCCAGATATCAACCCGCAGTAG
- the LOC100823333 gene encoding uncharacterized protein LOC100823333 has protein sequence MDRFPDRRHVRLRSREQGWYLHATSDGMDVCLNRDRRSVNAAWAVHLDNGRDGVRLLLHSAAYGRYLAATNKKAPRGHRGFSTKLLECYDFEGDESVRWEAVMSGSKEDVQLRHVEADGKFRYLRGSGKYRYWKDKVTVHRKNRSTMTHWVVELIPLSQGFPGIPGPFDEPVPSNFGLMLGRELPPWRLIKYVRAAEDGSYNQQANAWTTIQFRGNSVGTLRNELASRTGITDVDFVMCIQAGRQGRLTPVLVNMPREGHGDTVYIVIIVSGTPGEAALRYPDINA, from the exons ATGGACCGGTTCCCCGACCGGCGTCACGTGCGGCTGCGCAGCCGCGAGCAGGGATGGTACCTCCACGCCACCAGCGACGGGATGGACGTCTGCCTCAACCGGGACCGGAGGTCGGTGAACGCCGCGTGGGCCGTGCACCTGGACAACGGGCGCGACGGCGTGCGCCTGCTCCTGCACAGCGCCGCCTACGGCCGctacctcgccgccaccaACAAGAAGGCGCCGCGAGGCCACCGCGGCTTCAGCACCAAGCTGCTCGAGTGCTACGATTTCGAGGGGGATGAGTCCGTCAGGTGGGAGGCCGTCATGTCCGGGTCCAAGGAGGACGTCCAGCTCCGCCACGTCGAAGCCGACGGGAAGTTCCGCTACCTCCGCGGCAGCGGGAAGTACCGCTACTGGAAAGATAAGGTCACCGTCCACCGCAAGAACCGCAGCACGATGACCCACTGGGTCGTGGAGCTCATCCCGCTCAGCCAGGGCTTTCCTGGCATTCCAGGCCCTTTTGAT GAACCCGTCCCCAGCAACTTCGGCCTCATGTTAGGGCGCGAGCTGCCGCCGTGGCGGCTGATCAAGTACGTCAGGGCAGCCGAGGACGGGAGCTACAACCAACAGGCGAACGCCTGGACCACGATCCAGTTCAGGGGGAACTCGGTGGGCACCCTGAGGAACGAGTTGGCCAGCCGTACGGGCATCACCGACGTGGACTTCGTCATGTGCATCCAAGCGGGCCGCCAAGGGCGGCTCACGCCCGTGCTCGTCAACATGCCCCGCGAGGGCCACGGCGACACCGTCTACATCGTCATCATCGTCTCCGGGACGCCTG